Proteins encoded by one window of Vigna radiata var. radiata cultivar VC1973A chromosome 5, Vradiata_ver6, whole genome shotgun sequence:
- the LOC106760880 gene encoding BURP domain protein RD22, with protein MEFQWLPLLFSLNVILMTAQAALPPELYWQKMLPNTPIPKAIRDLPKLGTKDSLQGVEKIHSEDDIPPLSFYKGKKINSEDEIPPLSFYKVNKIHSEEEIPPLSFYKVKKIQSEDEIPPLSFRYVEKTQTEGEKRRLSQEGQMVPVANHQHYNPKANPAFFQEQLRPHTELDIIFKKRKSERPLLPRQIAQRIPFASAKIKEIFQMLSMKPEVENVKIVTETISLCEAPSIRGVEKNCATSLESMVDFITSKLGNNAQVISTEAEKISKSEKFLVKDGVKILAEENIIVCHPMNYPYVVFYCHKISNTTARFMPLEGEDGSRVKAVAVCHKDTSEWDPNHGFLQALKVQPGTVPVCHILPEGDLLWFAK; from the exons ATGGAGTTTCAGTGGCTTCCATTACTTTTTTCTCTCAAC GTGATATTGATGACAGCTCAAGCTGCCTTACCTCCAGAGCTTTACTGGCAAAAGATGCTTCCAAACACACCAATCCCCAAAGCAATCAGAGACCTTCCCAAGCTTG GCACAAAAGACTCTCTTCAAGGCGTTGAAAAAATTCATTCAGAAGATGACATTCCTCCTCTATCCTTCTACAAGggtaagaaaattaattcagaAGATGAGATACCTCCTTTATCGTTCTACAAGgttaataaaattcattcagAAGAAGAGATTCCTCCTTTATCCTTCTACAAGGTTAAGAAGATTCAATCAGAAGATGAGATTCCTCCTTTGTCCTTCCGTTATGTTGAGAAAACTCAAACAGAAGGTGAAAAAAGAAGACTTTCGCAAGAAGGTCAAATGGTCCCTGTTGCTAATCATCAACACTACAACCCCAAAGCAAATCCAGCTTTCTTTCAAGAACAACTGAGGCCCCACACAGAATTGGATATAAtctttaagaaaagaaaatctgaACGCCCATTGTTGCCTCGCCAAATTGCACAGCGCATACCATTCGCATCAgcaaagataaaagaaatatttcagATGCTTTCTATGAAACCAGAAGTAGAGAATGTAAAGATTGTAACGGAAACCATTAGTCTGTGCGAAGCGCCTTCAATCAGAGgagtagaaaaaaattgtgcaaCTTCATTGGAATCCATGGTTGATTTTATCACTTCTAAGCTTGGGAATAACGCCCAAGTTATTTCTACAGAGGCAGAAAAGATAAGCAAGTCTGAAAAATTCTTAGTGAAAGATGGAGTGAAGATTTTAGCAGAAGAAAATATCATTGTATGTCATCCAATGAATTACCCATATGTTGTGTTTTACTGCCATAAGATATCAAACACTACTGCACGTTTTATGCCATTGGAGGGAGAAGATGGAAGTAGGGTTAAAGCTGTAGCAGTGTGCCACAAAGACACATCAGAATGGGATCCAAATCATGGGTTTTTACAAGCACTTAAAGTTCAACCCGGAACAGTTCCGGTGTGTCATATCTTACCTGAGGGCGATCTTCTCTGGTTTGCAAAATAG
- the LOC111241568 gene encoding uncharacterized protein LOC111241568, producing the protein MARRRASPRSPSSTLWPFLPTSTSTSTFPLSTASSTLPRSCSSRTSPXIASPLDSPPGSLRPSRSNFTACASCNRSRRRKLRNAWCDCEIRVNGEEARTNSSCTVLRVNGEQSDSISL; encoded by the exons ATGGCTCGGAGAAGAGCCTCACCTCGATCTCCATCCTCCACTCTCTGGCCGTTTTTACCAACCTCAACTTCAACTTCGACGTTTCCTCTCTCAACCGCCTCTTCGACGCTCCCGCGTTCCTGTTCTTCAAGGACCTCACCGTNGATCGCATCACCTTTAGATTCTCCACCGGGTTCCCTCCGGCCTTCACGATCGAACTTCACAGCATGCGCGTCGTGCAATCGTTCGA GAAGACGGAAGCTGAGGAATGCGTGGTGCGATTGCGAAATTCGTGTTAATGGTGAAGAAGCAAGGACAAACTCGTCTTGCACAGTATTACGAGTTAATGGTGAACAATCAGATTCTATCTCACTCTAG